The proteins below come from a single Burkholderia contaminans genomic window:
- a CDS encoding histidine-type phosphatase: MTRPIRTATALAITCLLLAACGGDDSTPPAAAADNSGSTPAPQPQPQPKPTPATYYQTKTPYRPQQDAATYEAPPAGYAPVYAELVARHGSRGLSGFKYDGAIYAMLVKAEADGALTALGAQLKADTYAMMKANALLGYGVAGISTPGYGNLTQTGIREHQQLAARLAQRLPALFAAGNRQVVVVNSGQDRAVDSSTYFSASLVAAQPALATAIMLPAAPSGYPANAPVAQPAGTNRFLLYFHSLKPATDLVADTGNPYYATYQASQAYQAYSNDAAVTAKLNAIKAAPQAADVAQTVLSALVSQAFLAKLGADGYTFANTGTYAFTSADGKFTNTLKGDGKTKIATAVDAVSVLYNLLQVAPAMTAETGGVTMEKYIGAEQAQYLAYLQDAEDYYQKGPGIQEANPVTYRMAKVLQDDFFGEVDAIARGDLTRAAKLRFTHAEIVIPFASIMNLKNVFVPTPQAQTYTYANNPWRGDQVSPMAANMQWDVYRNGSRLIVKMLYNERETDFQAACDGAKIAPGSHFYDYAGLKQCYGYQ, from the coding sequence ATGACACGCCCGATCCGCACCGCCACCGCCCTCGCGATTACCTGCCTGCTGCTCGCTGCCTGCGGCGGGGACGACTCGACACCGCCCGCGGCCGCGGCCGACAACAGCGGTTCGACGCCCGCACCGCAACCGCAGCCTCAACCCAAGCCGACACCCGCGACTTACTACCAGACGAAGACGCCGTACCGCCCGCAGCAGGACGCCGCGACGTACGAAGCGCCACCCGCCGGCTACGCGCCAGTCTATGCTGAACTCGTCGCGCGGCACGGCTCGCGTGGATTGTCGGGCTTCAAGTACGACGGCGCGATCTACGCGATGCTGGTCAAGGCCGAGGCCGACGGCGCGCTGACCGCGCTCGGTGCCCAGCTCAAGGCCGACACGTACGCGATGATGAAGGCCAACGCGCTGCTCGGGTATGGCGTCGCGGGCATCTCGACACCGGGGTACGGCAACCTCACGCAAACCGGCATCCGCGAACACCAGCAACTCGCCGCGCGGCTCGCGCAGCGGCTGCCCGCACTGTTCGCGGCCGGCAACCGGCAAGTCGTCGTCGTGAACTCGGGCCAGGACCGCGCGGTCGACAGCTCGACGTATTTCTCCGCGTCGCTCGTGGCCGCGCAGCCTGCGCTGGCCACGGCGATCATGCTGCCCGCCGCGCCGTCCGGCTATCCCGCGAACGCGCCGGTTGCGCAGCCGGCCGGCACCAACCGCTTCCTGCTGTATTTCCACTCGCTGAAGCCTGCCACCGATCTCGTGGCCGATACGGGCAATCCGTACTACGCGACCTACCAGGCGAGCCAGGCATACCAGGCCTATTCGAACGACGCGGCGGTGACTGCGAAACTCAACGCGATCAAGGCCGCGCCGCAGGCGGCCGACGTCGCGCAAACTGTACTGTCCGCACTCGTTTCGCAGGCCTTCCTCGCAAAGCTCGGCGCCGACGGCTACACGTTCGCGAACACGGGCACCTATGCATTCACGTCGGCGGACGGCAAGTTCACCAACACGCTGAAGGGCGACGGCAAGACGAAGATCGCGACGGCCGTCGATGCGGTAAGCGTGCTGTACAACCTGCTGCAGGTCGCGCCCGCAATGACGGCGGAGACCGGCGGCGTCACGATGGAGAAGTACATCGGCGCGGAGCAGGCGCAGTACCTCGCGTATCTGCAGGATGCCGAGGACTACTACCAGAAGGGGCCCGGCATCCAGGAAGCGAACCCCGTCACGTACCGGATGGCGAAGGTGCTGCAGGACGATTTCTTCGGCGAAGTCGACGCGATCGCGCGCGGCGACCTGACCCGCGCCGCGAAGCTGCGCTTCACGCATGCGGAGATCGTGATTCCGTTCGCGTCGATCATGAACCTGAAGAACGTGTTCGTACCGACGCCGCAGGCGCAGACGTACACGTACGCGAACAATCCGTGGCGCGGCGATCAGGTGTCGCCGATGGCCGCGAACATGCAGTGGGATGTCTATCGCAATGGCTCGCGGCTCATCGTGAAGATGCTGTACAACGAGCGCGAAACGGATTTCCAGGCCGCGTGCGACGGCGCGAAGATCGCGCCGGGCAGCCACTTCTACGACTATGCGGGGTTGAAGCAGTGTTACGGGTATCAGTGA
- a CDS encoding LysR family transcriptional regulator: MYSLIGKTATFRQLKALDMIARLGSVSRAAEELNLTQPAVSLQVRLLEEAVGAALLQRVGRGVQLTAAGEIVSRYAREILHLWSEAGDEVAALTGDLGGTLRIGAITTAEYLIPPLLVKFTATRPHVKTYFKVGNRDDIIRMLATHEIDLAVMGSAPKELRTHVVEFAKHPMVFVAAPGHPLMQRKRVALKDLESAHLLVRERGAGTRSTVESLFKNAGYRFHVGSELSSNEAIKQMAEAGLGVAFLSLHACALELRTGLLGQLPFPGNPIEREWYVVTLADRRISQVTGLFRDFLIKQGAPVIDGATVAPHERRRK; encoded by the coding sequence ATGTATTCACTTATAGGAAAGACCGCCACGTTCCGGCAGCTGAAGGCGCTGGACATGATTGCGCGGCTCGGCAGCGTGTCGCGGGCGGCCGAGGAACTGAACCTGACGCAGCCGGCCGTGTCGCTGCAGGTGCGCCTGCTCGAGGAGGCGGTGGGCGCCGCATTGCTGCAGCGGGTGGGGCGCGGCGTGCAGCTGACCGCGGCCGGCGAGATCGTGTCGCGCTATGCGCGCGAGATCCTGCATCTGTGGAGCGAGGCCGGTGACGAAGTGGCCGCGCTGACGGGCGATCTCGGCGGCACGCTACGGATCGGCGCGATCACGACGGCCGAGTACCTGATTCCGCCGCTGCTCGTGAAATTCACCGCCACGCGTCCGCATGTGAAGACTTATTTCAAGGTTGGCAATCGCGACGACATCATCCGCATGCTCGCCACCCATGAAATCGATCTCGCGGTGATGGGCAGCGCGCCGAAGGAACTGCGCACGCATGTGGTCGAGTTCGCGAAGCATCCGATGGTGTTCGTCGCGGCGCCCGGCCATCCGCTGATGCAGCGCAAGCGCGTCGCGCTGAAGGATCTCGAATCCGCACACCTGCTCGTGCGCGAACGCGGCGCGGGCACGCGCTCGACCGTCGAGAGCCTGTTCAAGAACGCGGGTTACCGGTTCCATGTGGGCTCCGAACTGTCGAGCAACGAGGCGATCAAGCAGATGGCCGAAGCGGGGCTCGGCGTGGCGTTCCTGTCGTTGCACGCGTGTGCACTCGAGCTGCGCACCGGGCTGCTCGGGCAACTGCCGTTCCCCGGCAACCCGATCGAGCGCGAATGGTATGTGGTCACGCTCGCCGACCGGCGCATTTCGCAGGTCACGGGGTTGTTCCGCGATTTCCTGATCAAGCAGGGCGCGCCGGTGATCGACGGCGCGACGGTGGCGCCGCATGAGCGGCGGCGCAAGTAG
- a CDS encoding phosphatase, which translates to MVIEAIVTRLDAAFAQIEATPDSHESRHQRDAIIQWLDRASEEGYRLGLVTTLPAARLSDMFEGQFGRANLDRFSVVVTDANQQDSRSNQHPFDVALQALGVPPERAVAIASSEPERREAEHFGLSRCVNITDTVRSIASAGLH; encoded by the coding sequence GTGGTTATCGAAGCCATCGTCACCCGTCTCGACGCAGCGTTCGCGCAAATCGAAGCAACACCGGATTCGCATGAATCGCGCCATCAACGCGACGCGATCATCCAGTGGCTCGACCGGGCATCGGAAGAAGGATATCGACTCGGTCTCGTCACGACGCTGCCGGCTGCACGGCTCAGCGACATGTTCGAAGGCCAGTTCGGTCGCGCGAACCTCGACCGCTTCTCGGTCGTCGTCACGGACGCCAATCAGCAGGACTCCCGATCGAACCAGCATCCGTTCGACGTCGCGCTGCAGGCACTCGGCGTGCCGCCCGAACGCGCGGTGGCCATTGCGAGCAGCGAACCGGAGCGCCGTGAAGCCGAGCATTTCGGCCTGTCGCGCTGCGTGAACATCACCGACACCGTGCGCTCGATCGCATCGGCCGGCCTGCACTGA
- a CDS encoding NAD(P)H-binding protein produces the protein MFVIFGASGNVGQSTVTALRNAGHPVRAVLRDARHRERFAQLGCEVVIAELTDANAVAAAIDGAQAVQILCPVPVADPDPAATMTRTIDVATAALAANPPPVLLALSDYGAERDGNTGITRLFHHFEEQLKTIPTHVTLLRSAEHLQNWTRILPVALGTGVLPSFHHPVGKVFPTVWAPDVGVVAARLLLDAPEGGNGPRIVSIEGPRRVSVTAIADTLGAAAGRAIVAHELPRDTWAATLLRAGLSERHAQLIVDLYDVHNAGQIDVEEGVSERLYGTTTLTDALAQLVRQHAR, from the coding sequence GTGTTCGTGATCTTCGGTGCATCCGGCAACGTCGGCCAGTCGACCGTGACGGCCTTGCGCAACGCCGGCCATCCCGTGCGCGCGGTATTGCGCGACGCACGCCATCGTGAACGTTTCGCGCAGCTTGGCTGCGAGGTCGTGATCGCCGAGTTGACGGACGCGAACGCGGTCGCCGCTGCAATCGACGGTGCACAGGCCGTGCAGATCCTGTGCCCGGTGCCCGTCGCCGATCCCGATCCGGCGGCGACGATGACACGGACGATCGACGTCGCGACGGCCGCGCTCGCCGCCAACCCGCCGCCGGTGCTGCTCGCGCTGTCGGACTACGGTGCGGAGCGCGACGGCAATACGGGCATCACGCGTCTGTTTCATCACTTCGAGGAGCAACTGAAGACGATCCCGACGCACGTGACGCTGCTGCGTTCGGCCGAGCATCTTCAGAACTGGACACGCATCCTGCCGGTCGCGCTCGGCACCGGCGTGCTGCCGAGCTTTCACCATCCGGTCGGCAAGGTGTTCCCGACGGTCTGGGCGCCCGATGTGGGCGTCGTCGCGGCGCGGCTGCTGCTCGATGCGCCCGAAGGCGGCAACGGGCCGCGCATCGTCAGTATTGAAGGGCCGCGGCGCGTGAGCGTGACGGCGATTGCCGATACGCTTGGCGCGGCGGCCGGCCGGGCAATCGTCGCGCATGAACTGCCGCGCGATACCTGGGCCGCGACGCTGCTGCGCGCGGGCCTCAGCGAACGTCATGCGCAGTTGATCGTCGATCTCTACGACGTGCACAACGCCGGGCAGATCGACGTCGAGGAGGGCGTGTCGGAACGGCTTTACGGGACGACGACGCTGACCGATGCGCTCGCGCAACTGGTGCGCCAGCACGCGCGGTAA
- a CDS encoding sterol desaturase family protein: MPTELMTWLHAFLGNDVDWKQVLLIGMTPVFLIAFAIEYAVMTGRGRREPFRWKEIVANLSLGAGYQVAETVMGLLFTGAIFAWVYRHRLFDVPVNGFTIVPIFVVVEFCYYWFHRTSHRVRWFWAAHVPHHSGEVMNFTTAMRQSLLNAFVGVFVFYLPPVWLGIPPAVVLFLLAVDLAYQYFVHTEAIGRLPRWFEYVFDTPSNHRAHHGRNPRYIDRNYGGVLIIFDRLFGTYVEETEPVDYGITQQIRSYNFLVLNLHEFVDMWRDVFAPGPVLQRLKHLWMPPEWERPGHRPIHTWSVERKGEDAIPTASLAVPDEGASPPGRKIVQATRTRSS, encoded by the coding sequence ATGCCGACCGAGTTGATGACGTGGCTCCATGCGTTCCTGGGTAACGACGTGGACTGGAAGCAGGTGCTGCTGATCGGCATGACACCGGTCTTCCTGATCGCGTTCGCGATCGAATATGCGGTGATGACCGGGCGCGGCCGCCGCGAGCCGTTTCGCTGGAAGGAGATCGTCGCGAACCTGTCGCTCGGCGCCGGCTATCAGGTGGCCGAGACCGTGATGGGGCTCCTGTTCACGGGTGCGATCTTTGCGTGGGTCTATAGGCACCGGCTCTTCGACGTGCCGGTGAACGGCTTCACGATCGTGCCGATCTTCGTCGTCGTCGAGTTCTGCTACTACTGGTTTCATCGCACGTCGCATCGCGTGCGCTGGTTCTGGGCCGCGCACGTGCCGCATCACAGCGGCGAAGTGATGAACTTCACGACCGCGATGCGGCAGTCGCTGCTGAATGCGTTCGTGGGCGTGTTCGTGTTCTACCTGCCGCCGGTGTGGCTCGGGATCCCGCCAGCCGTCGTGCTGTTCCTGCTCGCGGTCGATCTCGCGTACCAGTACTTCGTGCATACCGAAGCGATCGGGCGGCTGCCGCGCTGGTTCGAGTACGTGTTCGATACGCCGTCGAACCATCGTGCGCATCACGGCCGCAATCCGCGTTACATCGACAGGAACTACGGCGGCGTGCTGATCATCTTCGATCGCCTGTTCGGCACGTATGTCGAGGAAACGGAGCCGGTCGATTACGGGATCACGCAGCAGATTCGTTCGTACAACTTCCTGGTGCTGAACCTGCACGAATTCGTCGACATGTGGCGCGACGTATTCGCACCCGGGCCCGTCCTGCAGCGGCTGAAACACCTGTGGATGCCGCCCGAATGGGAGCGGCCGGGGCATCGGCCGATTCATACGTGGAGTGTCGAGCGCAAGGGTGAGGACGCGATTCCGACCGCGTCGCTTGCCGTGCCTGACGAGGGTGCGTCGCCGCCAGGGCGCAAGATCGTACAAGCCACGCGTACTCGCTCGAGCTAA
- a CDS encoding NAD(P)/FAD-dependent oxidoreductase — protein sequence MDNTTPNLATDRAPRLPRIVIVGGGAGGLHLATRLGDTVGRRGQAEVVLVDRYPTHFWKPLLHEAASGHRDPASHTIEYAAQAKRHGFRFVQGALQQVDRAARTATIAAVQDADGTEILPQRELGYDDLVLAVGSVTNFFNVPGAERHALPLENLDQAEDFRRKFLAACTKANHQAEQQPARRAAPICINVIGAGATGVELAAALRDAIQQLTTYRFKALVSARDVHIRLIEGGPRILPALDARLSGKMHAQLRALNVDVLTDTRVAEVGADAVTTSTGERLASDITIWAAGVAGPAFLRQIGDIALNRSNQVIVTDTLQTPDDPHVYAFGDCAACPTGGANGFLPPRAQVAHQQAVYLVNAFARRIAGKPVDGFTFRDAGTVVSLGHAGAVYQADISVRSRSLIVDGLAAIGLYKFLYRKHLFSVVGVKRALFQSLSHWLQSRNQPSIKLH from the coding sequence ATGGACAACACCACGCCCAACCTTGCAACGGACCGCGCTCCGCGCCTGCCGCGCATCGTGATCGTCGGCGGCGGCGCCGGCGGCCTGCACCTCGCCACGCGTCTCGGCGATACGGTCGGACGCCGCGGGCAAGCCGAAGTCGTGCTCGTCGACCGCTATCCGACGCACTTCTGGAAGCCGCTGCTGCACGAAGCCGCCTCGGGCCATCGCGACCCGGCCTCGCACACGATCGAATACGCGGCGCAAGCGAAGCGCCACGGTTTCCGCTTCGTGCAGGGCGCGCTGCAACAGGTCGACCGCGCAGCACGCACGGCAACGATTGCGGCCGTGCAGGACGCGGACGGCACGGAAATCCTCCCGCAGCGCGAGCTCGGCTACGACGATCTCGTGCTCGCCGTCGGCAGCGTGACGAACTTCTTCAATGTGCCGGGTGCGGAACGCCACGCGCTGCCGCTCGAAAACCTCGACCAGGCCGAGGATTTCCGCCGGAAGTTCCTCGCGGCCTGCACGAAGGCGAATCACCAGGCCGAACAGCAGCCCGCGCGGCGCGCAGCGCCGATCTGCATCAACGTGATCGGTGCGGGCGCGACGGGCGTCGAGCTGGCAGCGGCATTGCGGGATGCGATCCAGCAACTGACGACGTACCGCTTCAAGGCGCTGGTGTCCGCACGCGACGTGCACATCCGGTTGATCGAAGGCGGCCCGCGCATCCTGCCGGCGCTCGACGCGCGGCTGTCCGGCAAGATGCACGCGCAGCTTCGCGCGCTGAACGTCGACGTGCTGACCGATACCCGCGTGGCGGAAGTCGGCGCGGATGCCGTGACGACCTCGACCGGCGAGCGGCTCGCGAGCGACATCACGATCTGGGCGGCCGGTGTGGCCGGCCCCGCGTTCCTGCGACAGATCGGCGACATCGCGCTCAACCGCTCGAACCAGGTGATCGTGACCGATACGCTGCAGACGCCGGACGACCCGCACGTGTATGCGTTCGGCGACTGTGCCGCCTGCCCGACGGGCGGCGCGAACGGCTTCCTGCCGCCGCGCGCGCAGGTCGCTCATCAGCAGGCCGTGTACCTGGTCAACGCGTTCGCGCGGCGCATCGCCGGCAAGCCGGTGGACGGCTTCACATTCCGCGATGCGGGCACCGTCGTGTCGCTCGGGCATGCGGGCGCCGTGTACCAGGCCGACATCAGCGTGCGTTCGCGCTCGCTGATCGTCGACGGGCTGGCCGCGATCGGACTGTACAAGTTCCTGTATCGCAAGCACCTGTTCAGCGTGGTCGGCGTGAAGCGCGCGCTGTTCCAGTCGTTGAGCCACTGGCTGCAAAGCCGCAACCAGCCGTCGATCAAGCTGCACTGA
- a CDS encoding benzoate/H(+) symporter BenE family transporter — MQPNTPPGAIRAIGNDWSVSAITAGFLAVLISYAGPLAIFFQAAQAAHASNAMVSSWVWAISIGAGVSGLFASWKLKVPVITAWSAPGTALLVGLFPQLTLNQAVGAYITAALIILLVGVTGYFDRLVRHIPRGIACGMMAGILLPFGTHAFAAASEHPALAFGMIASYVIFKRLLPRYSIVLVLLTGAALATLLGMTHLGNVSPSIAHPVFIAPEWTLGTTLSLALPLVVVSLTGQFLPGMTILRVSGYHTPARPIITATSVMSLVVACFGGITIVVAAITAALCTGKDAHEDPDRRYIAGLANGAIYLIGGLFAGTIVTVFFALPKAFVAILAGLALIGAIGANVHGIFDDENHREASLITFLATASGMTWLGLGSAFWGIVIGSLSYAVLNKVRRRA; from the coding sequence ATGCAACCGAACACCCCGCCCGGCGCAATCCGCGCGATCGGCAACGACTGGTCCGTTTCCGCGATTACCGCGGGCTTTCTCGCGGTGCTGATTTCCTACGCGGGCCCGCTCGCGATCTTCTTCCAGGCTGCGCAGGCAGCCCATGCGTCGAATGCGATGGTGTCGTCGTGGGTCTGGGCGATCTCGATCGGCGCGGGCGTCTCGGGCCTGTTCGCGAGCTGGAAGCTGAAAGTGCCGGTCATCACCGCGTGGTCTGCGCCCGGCACCGCGCTGCTCGTCGGCCTGTTTCCGCAACTGACGCTCAACCAGGCCGTGGGCGCCTATATCACGGCCGCGCTGATCATCCTGCTGGTCGGCGTGACCGGCTATTTCGACCGGCTCGTGCGCCACATTCCGCGCGGCATCGCGTGCGGGATGATGGCCGGCATCCTGCTGCCGTTCGGCACGCATGCATTCGCCGCCGCGTCGGAGCACCCCGCGCTCGCGTTCGGGATGATCGCGTCCTACGTGATCTTCAAGCGGCTGCTGCCGCGCTACAGCATCGTGCTCGTGCTGCTGACGGGCGCCGCGCTCGCGACGCTGCTCGGGATGACACATCTCGGCAACGTGTCGCCGAGCATCGCGCATCCGGTCTTCATCGCGCCCGAATGGACCCTCGGTACGACGCTCAGCCTCGCATTGCCGCTCGTCGTCGTCAGCCTCACCGGCCAGTTCCTGCCGGGCATGACGATCCTGCGCGTGTCCGGCTATCACACGCCCGCGCGGCCGATCATCACGGCGACCAGCGTGATGTCGCTCGTGGTTGCGTGCTTCGGCGGGATCACGATCGTCGTCGCGGCGATCACGGCCGCGCTCTGCACCGGCAAGGACGCGCACGAGGATCCGGACCGGCGCTACATCGCCGGGCTCGCCAACGGGGCGATCTACCTGATCGGCGGGCTCTTCGCTGGCACGATCGTCACGGTGTTCTTCGCGCTGCCGAAGGCATTCGTCGCGATCCTCGCGGGGCTCGCGCTGATCGGTGCGATCGGCGCGAACGTGCACGGGATCTTCGACGACGAAAACCACCGCGAAGCATCGCTGATCACGTTCCTCGCCACCGCGTCGGGCATGACGTGGCTCGGGCTCGGCTCCGCGTTCTGGGGGATCGTGATCGGGTCGCTTTCGTATGCGGTACTGAACAAGGTGCGGCGGCGGGCGTGA
- a CDS encoding alanyl-tRNA editing protein codes for MTKKVFWDDPYLTTLDTVVSHVDGDRVRVDATVFFAFSGGQESDAGLLGGYPVIQAEKQGLDIVYTLPHDHALSVGDRVTWRIDWARRYRLMRLHFAAEMVLQLVYRLRPGIERIGAHIGQDKARIDFASDTSVAPLLPGIESAAADLSKRDLRIVTDFSDVDAQRRFWTVDGFATMACGGTHPASTGEVGMLTLRRRNTGKGKERIEVMLVEPEVAGGQRGERVA; via the coding sequence ATGACGAAGAAAGTTTTCTGGGACGATCCTTACCTGACCACGCTGGATACCGTCGTCAGCCACGTCGATGGCGATCGCGTGCGGGTGGACGCCACCGTCTTCTTTGCGTTTTCGGGCGGCCAGGAAAGCGATGCGGGGTTGCTCGGCGGCTATCCGGTCATCCAGGCGGAAAAGCAGGGCCTCGACATCGTCTATACGCTGCCGCACGATCATGCGCTGAGCGTCGGCGATCGCGTGACCTGGCGCATCGACTGGGCACGGCGGTACCGGCTGATGCGTCTGCACTTCGCGGCCGAAATGGTGCTGCAGCTCGTCTACCGGCTCAGGCCCGGCATCGAGCGCATCGGCGCGCATATCGGGCAGGACAAGGCGCGCATCGACTTCGCGAGCGACACGAGCGTGGCGCCGCTGTTGCCCGGGATCGAATCGGCAGCGGCCGACCTGTCGAAGCGCGACCTGCGCATCGTGACCGATTTCAGCGATGTCGACGCGCAACGCCGGTTCTGGACGGTCGACGGCTTCGCGACGATGGCGTGCGGCGGCACGCATCCGGCGTCGACCGGCGAGGTCGGCATGCTGACGCTCAGGCGCAGGAATACCGGGAAGGGCAAGGAGCGGATCGAGGTGATGCTGGTCGAGCCGGAGGTGGCCGGCGGGCAGCGGGGCGAGCGGGTTGCATAA
- a CDS encoding helix-turn-helix domain-containing protein, whose translation MSDAILAAPTDNGVPVSLRSSRGLGWQGFGASLLEIRAGTYRIPAADHHRIGVHIGSPVRADCVCDGVRVSRIQAHGDVDVIPAGLPGQWTDSADCRILHIALSDTFVRRTVEQLELKPSQGQIRRRLQVRDPRLQHIAWAMAAELEADDASDPLYAESLCTALVARLVDGRPAFRERRRTLAPKAAARVIDYVEANLDRRMTLAELAALVSISVPHFKVLFRETLGMPVHQYVVRRRVERAKALLLEGRLSISQIALEAGFAHQSHMANWMNRVLGATPTEIARSGARGGLRLAYDGEGSGSDA comes from the coding sequence ATGAGCGATGCGATTCTCGCGGCGCCGACGGACAACGGCGTCCCGGTCAGCCTGCGCTCGAGCCGCGGGCTCGGCTGGCAGGGCTTCGGTGCGTCGCTGCTGGAAATCCGCGCAGGCACCTACCGGATTCCGGCGGCCGACCATCACCGGATCGGCGTGCATATCGGGTCGCCTGTTCGCGCGGATTGCGTGTGCGACGGCGTGCGCGTGTCGCGCATCCAGGCGCATGGCGACGTCGACGTGATTCCGGCCGGCTTGCCCGGCCAGTGGACCGACAGCGCCGACTGCCGGATTCTCCATATCGCGCTCAGCGATACGTTCGTGCGGCGGACCGTCGAACAGCTCGAACTGAAGCCGTCGCAGGGGCAGATTCGCCGCCGGCTGCAGGTGCGTGACCCGCGCCTGCAGCACATCGCGTGGGCGATGGCCGCCGAACTCGAAGCGGACGACGCGTCGGATCCGCTCTACGCGGAAAGCCTGTGCACGGCGCTCGTCGCGCGGCTGGTCGACGGCCGGCCGGCGTTCCGCGAACGCCGCCGCACGCTCGCGCCGAAGGCGGCCGCGCGCGTGATCGACTATGTCGAAGCGAACCTCGACCGGCGCATGACGCTCGCCGAACTCGCGGCGCTCGTGTCGATCAGCGTGCCGCATTTCAAGGTGCTGTTCCGCGAAACGCTCGGGATGCCGGTGCACCAGTACGTCGTGCGGCGCCGGGTCGAGCGCGCGAAGGCGCTGCTGCTCGAAGGCCGGCTCAGCATCAGCCAGATCGCGCTCGAAGCCGGGTTTGCCCACCAGAGCCACATGGCGAACTGGATGAATCGCGTGCTCGGTGCGACGCCGACCGAGATTGCGCGGTCGGGGGCGCGGGGCGGGCTGCGGCTCGCGTATGACGGCGAGGGGAGCGGGAGTGACGCGTAG
- a CDS encoding AraC family transcriptional regulator, producing the protein MPAASPLSTQRVYYSSTYVRLLFDYLSEQGKDAARVLGEARPPEDDRGLTLYASAHWRRLLECAMRALDDPLLGLHVGQRITPAHLGALGYALHACRDAGAALARWQQYEHLIANVARMEVRVEATSVAIEWHDAPEPLGPLVDEVALTAIVQFARNITGTHHGPDEVCFVHPSPGDEQPYIDYFGCPVRFGQPVNRLAFPLHLLMQPLRQPDDALLQMMERQASALLAELRQTDDLEQSVREAVARLLTQGEASLEQIAADLHVSSRTLHRRLAELGLNFRILREDTRRRLAIDHLNDPRLTLAEVAWLLGYSEHSAFTRAFRRWTGESPQQWRSRQPARAANVARG; encoded by the coding sequence ATGCCCGCCGCCTCCCCGCTATCGACGCAGCGCGTCTACTACTCGAGCACCTACGTGCGGCTGTTGTTCGACTATCTGTCCGAGCAGGGCAAGGATGCCGCGCGCGTGCTGGGCGAGGCGCGGCCACCCGAGGACGATCGCGGGCTCACGCTGTATGCGAGCGCCCACTGGCGGCGCCTGCTCGAATGCGCGATGCGCGCGCTCGACGATCCGCTGCTCGGCCTGCACGTCGGCCAGCGAATCACGCCCGCCCATCTCGGTGCGCTCGGCTACGCGTTGCATGCGTGCCGCGATGCCGGCGCCGCACTCGCACGCTGGCAGCAGTACGAACACCTGATCGCGAACGTCGCGCGCATGGAAGTGCGGGTCGAGGCGACGTCGGTCGCGATCGAATGGCACGACGCGCCCGAGCCGCTCGGCCCGCTCGTCGACGAAGTCGCGCTGACGGCCATCGTCCAGTTCGCGCGCAACATCACCGGTACGCATCACGGGCCCGACGAGGTCTGCTTCGTGCATCCGTCGCCCGGCGACGAGCAACCGTACATCGACTATTTCGGCTGCCCGGTGCGATTCGGCCAGCCGGTGAACCGCCTCGCGTTCCCGCTGCACCTGCTCATGCAGCCGCTGCGCCAGCCGGATGACGCGCTGCTGCAGATGATGGAACGCCAGGCGAGCGCGCTGCTTGCCGAGCTGCGGCAGACGGACGATCTCGAACAGTCGGTGCGCGAAGCCGTCGCGCGCCTGCTGACGCAAGGCGAAGCGAGCCTCGAACAGATCGCCGCCGACCTGCATGTGTCGTCGCGCACGCTGCATCGGCGCCTCGCCGAACTCGGGCTCAACTTCCGGATACTGCGCGAGGACACGCGGCGGCGGCTCGCGATCGACCACCTGAACGATCCGCGCCTGACGCTCGCGGAAGTCGCGTGGTTGCTCGGCTATTCGGAACACAGCGCCTTTACGCGCGCCTTCCGGCGCTGGACCGGCGAATCGCCGCAACAGTGGCGCAGCCGGCAACCGGCGCGGGCCGCGAACGTCGCGCGCGGTTGA